CGCATCGGGCCAGCTACACTGGCCCTCGGTAAGATCAATCGAGGGAGCGGAAGTAGCGGACAACCTCCTTCGGAGGTTCGTGAATGCAGAAGACGTTAGGCGAAAGATCGAAGATTAATTTAGTCAGGGCGGATTCAGTAATGCTTGAAGAAAAACTTATAGAAATTATGCTCATGAATCCCAGATCAGTCAGAGATTTAGAAGCGGTAAAGTCATTAAAGTTAAAGAACTGGTTCATTGCGGCGGGGTATGTCCGCAATCAAGTTTGGGATTATTTACACAACAATAAAGAGACTTTAATCTTTGAGGATGTAGATATCATCTATTATGAAGCAAGTGACATTACAGAGGGAACAGACAAGAAATATGAGGAACAGCTAAGAGCCATAAATTCAAATCTAAACTGGTCAGTTAAGAATCAAGCAAGGATGCACTTTAGGAATAACCATGAACCATATTTAAGTTTAGATGACGCAATGAAGCGATGGCCCGAAACAGATACAGCGGTAGGAATCAAGTTAACGGATCAGGGGAGAATCGAAGTAATCGCTCCTCATGGATTAGAGGATCTGTTTGAATTAAAGTTAAGGCAAAGTAAATATTGTGACGATCGATCTATTTTCATGAAGCGAATTTATGATAAGAAATGGTTAGATAGATGGAAACAGCTAAAGATAGTGTGATGGTAACTCAGAGATCCTTCACCTAACACCGCATTCACACATCGGGCCAGCTACGCTGTCCCTCGGTCCGCAGAAGTGAGTTCGAGGAAGTGGGTGCTGCGGACAACTCC
The nucleotide sequence above comes from Paenibacillus sp.. Encoded proteins:
- a CDS encoding nucleotidyltransferase family protein is translated as MQKTLGERSKINLVRADSVMLEEKLIEIMLMNPRSVRDLEAVKSLKLKNWFIAAGYVRNQVWDYLHNNKETLIFEDVDIIYYEASDITEGTDKKYEEQLRAINSNLNWSVKNQARMHFRNNHEPYLSLDDAMKRWPETDTAVGIKLTDQGRIEVIAPHGLEDLFELKLRQSKYCDDRSIFMKRIYDKKWLDRWKQLKIV